From Phragmites australis chromosome 5, lpPhrAust1.1, whole genome shotgun sequence, a single genomic window includes:
- the LOC133920045 gene encoding GATA transcription factor 8-like, which produces MASGGFVEEMMREQSLLEATCGDLFDHIDDLLEFPKEDSAADVLLLDAPAPGSPLSARIIDVGAARGNASSQPPPALEPLMALPLPAQDGAAFFDAKNGGHIGSCDDLDMDMAQLEWLSGLFDDTSIPHEPAFPGAAANCAEPIKSSALAANAGVAMLPDKMEEALFRSSSPISVLEQSSFNANNNVGSASSSSSSASSSSESFSGSGGRVWSAPLSPRPEPPVLLIPARARSKRSRASAFSGGRAAEAPTILVPTPMYSSTSSHSDPESIAESNPQPPPPMKKKKAKKPAPAPAASDADVDNDGDADYEEGGGSALPQGAVRRCTHCQIEKTPQWRAGPLGPKTLCNACGVRYKSGRLFPEYRPAASPTFVPSIHSNSHKKVVEMRQKAVRSGDPSCDLLQFIRRRD; this is translated from the exons ATGGCGAGCGGCGGATTCGTGGAGgagatgatgagggagcagagCCTCCTGGAGGCGACGTGCGGCGACCTCTTCGACCACATCGACGACCTGCTCGAGTTCCCCAAGGAGGACTCCGCCGCCGATGTGCTCCTCCTCGACGCGCCCGCGCCCGGCAGCCCGCTCTCGGCGCGCATCATCGACGTCGGCGCCGCGCGCGGCAATGCCTCGTcgcagccgccgcccgcgcTGGAGCCGCTGATGGCGCTGCCCCTTCCCGCGCAGGACGGCGCCGCCTTCTTCGACGCCAAGAACGGCGGCCACATTGGCTCG TGCGATGACCTGGACATGGACATGGCGCAGCTGGAGTGGCTGTCGGGCCTCTTCGACGACACCTCCATCCCGCACGAGCCGGCCTTCCCGGGGGCGGCGGCCAACTGCGCCGAGCCCATCAAGAGCTCCGCGCTGGCGGCCAACGCCGGGGTTGCCATGCTGCCGGACAAGATGGAGGAAGCGCTCTTCCGCAGCTCCAGCCCCATCTCGGTGCTCGAGCAGAGCAGCTTCAACGCCAATAACAATGTGGGCTCCgcgtcctcgtcgtcctcctcggcGTCATCCTCCTCGGAGTCCTTCTCCGGGAGCGGAGGCCGCGTGTGGTCGGCGCCCCTGTCGCCGCGCCCGGAGCCGCCGGTGCTGCTCATTCCGGCGCGCGCACGGAGCAAGCGCTCCCGCGCGTCCGCGTTCTCCGGGGGACGCGCCGCGGAGGCCCCCACCATCCTCGTGCCGACGCCCATGTACTCGTCCACCTCCTCGCACTCGGATCCCGAGAGCATTGCCGAGTCCAACCCGCAGCCCCCGCCGcccatgaagaagaagaaggccaagaagcCGGCCCCCGCCCCGGCTGCCTCTGACGCCGACGTTGACAACGACGGCGACGCCGACTACGAGGAAGGAGGCGGGAGCGCCctgccgcagggcgcggtgagGAGGTGCACGCATTGCCAGATCGAGAAGACGCCGCAGTGGCGCGCGGGGCCTCTGGGTCCCAAGACGCTCTGCAACGCCTGCGGCGTGCGGTACAAGTCCGGGCGCCTCTTCCCGGAGTACCGCCCCGCAGCCAGCCCCACCTTCGTGCCGTCCATCCACTCCAACTCCCACAAGAAGGTGGTGGAGATGCGCCAGAAGGCTGTCCGGAGCGGCGACCCGTCGTGCGACCTCCTGCAGTTCATCCGCCGCCGGGATTGA
- the LOC133920044 gene encoding uncharacterized protein LOC133920044: MGITRAHIVRNDSLEGMLGDYVGGKGKSTRGGGARNSSRLMGALTCLQFAFAIYATFLLYYMSPAVDLGVKPDLAWATRIAQHWKQLIATQPGGDSPPLSPQEVCEHETIDFEQKKSQDELMIRLKRELYDEVLAFQQRSFGAETLPELLRMRSRWSASGPNVPRVTVILNHFKRRTLCAQLDQLRRQTLPFHRAWVLSFGSPNEASLRRIVESYNDSRVSFVSSGYDFKYYGRFQMALQSESDFVYVLDDDMIPGTRMLEILCHVGGTDKYGNAVLGSIGRILPFRQKDFTFPSYRKFRSREAGLYLPDPAYDITVDRIVQVDFLSSSWFLPSDLVKTLFIETPFTFMTGEDLHLSYQLQKYMGAGSFVLPVDPADKETWGDSEHRLAYVSETTVIFKDIVQVRDEQWWRALTSGYITQWAAIHPQKVDALFYAHSLGEVRALAPLLEKFRTTPTRKAYLVVSGGEHCPCEEAATVLKWPKVVCKERRFKIFDLGLGALSGPSRSEVPLLQAVYASMRGIVRMHNPSVIVALANIDGKVKDALRMAADATVNRTALVLLPKRSVSKVLWMAILKPASLPNWNRMRISVNIITQNRAKSLLRLLTSLRDAYYLGDEVPISFNMDSRVDATTLKVVSSFDWPHGPKTLRRRIIQGGLIRAVSESWYPSSDDDYGLLLEDDIEVSPYYYLWVKYALLAYHYDPAVSLPELSSISLYTPRLVEVVKERPRWNATEFFKKVHPNTPYLHQLPCSWGAVFFPKHWREFYAYMAARFTEDAKQNPVQIPRSRTNGWQASWKKFLIDMMYLRGYVSLYPNFPNQTSFSTNHMEPGAHISAKGNVLKHDKMDFEVPLVVDDFSLLLPMGKMPPASKLPVLNLFNQAVSMKGLKAAGAKLRQDVISCEAKEVLAVDHITGLPKNCTLF, from the exons ATGGGCATCACCCGCGCGCACATCGTCAGGAATGACTCCCTCGAGGGCATGCTCGGCGACTACGTCGGCGGCAAGGGCAAGTCCACGCGCGGAGGCGGAGCGAGGAACTCGTCCCGGCTGATGGGCGCGCTGACGTGCCTCCAGTTCGCTTTCGCCATCTACGCCACCTTTCTCCTCTACTACATGAGCCCCGCCGTGGACCTCGGCGTCAAGCCGGACCTGGCGTGGGCGACCCGTATCGCGCAGCACTGGAAGCAGCTCATCGCCACGCAGCCCGGTGGGGACTCGCCGCCGCTGTCCCCGCAGGAGGTGTGCGAGCACGAGACCATCGACTTCGAGCAGAAGAAGTCGCAGGACGAACTGATGATCCGCCTCAAGCGCGAGCTCTACGACGAGGTGCTCGCGTTCCAGCAGCGCAGCTTCGGCGCCGAGACGCTCCCCGAGCTGCTCCGGATGCGGTCGCGGTGGAGCGCGTCGGGCCCCAACGTGCCGCGCGTCACCGTGATCCTGAACCACTTCAAGCGGCGCACGCTGTGCGCGCAGCTGGACCAGCTGCGGCGGCAGACGCTGCCGTTCCACCGCGCGTGGGTGCTCTCCTTCGGCAGCCCCAACGAGGCGTCGCTCCGCCGCATCGTAGAGAGCTACAACGACTCGCGCGTCAGCTTCGTCTCCTCCGGCTACGACTTCAAGTATTACGGCCGCTTCCAGATGGCGCTGCAGTCCGAATCCGACTTCGTCTACGTCCTCGACGACGACATGATCCCGGGCACCCGGATGCTGGAGATTCTCTGCCATGTCGGCGGCACCGACAAGTACGGCAACGCCGTGCTCGGCAGCATCGGCCGCATCCTGCCCTTCCGGCAGAAGGACTTTACCTTCCCGAGCTACCGCAAGTTCCGGTCCAGGGAAGCCGGCCTGTACCTGCCCGACCCGGCCTATGACATCACCGTCGACCGCATCGTGCAGGTGGACTTCCTCTCCAGCTCATGGTTCCTCCCCTCCGACCTTGTCAAGACGCTCTTCATCGAGACGCCATTCACCTTCATGACCGGCGAGGACCTGCACCTCAGCTACCAGCTACAGAAGTACATGGGCGCCGGCTCCTTCGTGCTCCCTGTCGACCCCGCTGACAAGGAGACGTGGGGGGACAGCGAGCACCGCCTCGCCTACGTCTCCGAGACGACCGTCATCTTCAAGGACATCGTGCAGGTGCGGGACGAACAGTGGTGGCGCGCGCTCACCTCCGGCTACATCACGCAGTGGGCGGCCATTCACCCGCAGAAGGTGGACGCGCTCTTCTACGCGCACTCGCTCGGCGAGGTCAGGGCGCTGGCGCCGCTGCTCGAGAAGTTCCGCACCACGCCCACCCGCAAGGCGTACCTCGTCGTGTCCGGCGGTGAGCACTGCCCCTGCGAGGAGGCCGCGACGGTGCTCAAGTGGCCCAAGGTGGTGTGCAAGGAGCGGCGGTTCAAGATCTTCGACCTCGGCCTCGGCGCGCTGTCCGGGCCGTCGCGGTCGGAGGTGCCCTTGCTGCAGGCTGTGTACGCCAGCATGCGCGGCATCGTCCGGATGCACAACCCCAGCGTGATCGTCGCCCTGGCCAACATCGACGGCAAGGTGAAGGACGCGCTCCGCATGGCCGCCGACGCCACCGTGAACCGCACCGCGCTCGTCCTCCTCCCGAAGCGCTCCGTCTCCAAGGTCCTCTGGATGGCCATCCTCAAGCCCGCGTCACTGCCAA ACTGGAACCGGATGCGTATCTCGGTGAACATCATCACGCAGAACCGCGCCAAGTCGCTGCTGCGGCTGCTGACCTCGCTACGGGACGCCTACTACCTGGGCGACGAGGTGCCCATCAGCTTCAACATGGACAGCCGCGTGGACGCGACGACGCTCAAGGTGGTGAGCTCCTTCGACTGGCCGCACGGGCCCAAGACGCTTCGCCGGCGCATCATCCAGGGCGGCCTGATCCGCGCCGTGAGCGAGAGCTGGTACCCGTCCTCCGACGACGACTACGGCCTCCTCCTGGAGGACGACATCGAGGTGTCCCCCTACTACTACCTATGGGTCAAGTACGCCCTGCTCGCCTACCACTACGACCCCGCCGTGTCGCTGCCGGAGCTGTCGTCCATCTCGCTCTACACGCCGCGGCTGGTGGAGGTGGTGAAGGAGCGGCCCAGGTGGAACGCCACCGAGTTCTTCAAGAAGGTGCACCCCAACACGCCGTACCTGCACCAGCTGCCCTGCAGCTGGGGCGCCGTCTTCTTCCCCAAGCACTGGCGCGAGTTCTACGCGTACATGGCGGCGCGGTTCACGGAGGACGCGAAGCAGAACCCCGTGCAGATCCCGCGGTCGCGCACCAACGGCTGGCAGGCGTCGTGGAAGAAGTTCCTCATTGACATGATGTATCTGCGCGGGTACGTGAGCCTGTACCCCAACTTCCCCAACCAGACCAGCTTCTCCACCAACCACATGGAGCCCGGCGCGCACATCAGCGCCAAGGGCAACGTCCTCAAGCACGACAAGATGGACTTCGAGGTGCCACTCGTCGTCGACGACttctcgctgctgctgccgatGGGCAAGATGCCGCCGGCGTCCAAGCTGCCCGTGCTCAACCTCTTCAACCAGGCCGTCTCCATGAAGGGGCTCAAGGCTGCCGGCGCCAAGCTACGCCAGGACGTCATCAGCTGCGAGGCCAAGGAGGTCCTCGCCGTCGATCACATCACCGGCTTGCCTAAAAACTGCACCCTCTTCTGA